In the Methylomonas rhizoryzae genome, one interval contains:
- a CDS encoding cbb3-type cytochrome c oxidase subunit I, which yields MANPHLSGGRKLALHYFGVAMVLFMAQLLFGLLAGLQFIFPSFLYEILDFNVNRMVHINAMVVWMLYGFMGSVYWFLEDESGVEIVGLKWGQLAFWVLTGAVAVVVLVYLLIQIGSGSDTSLWLINEGREYIEAPRWADIGIVAVMLVFFYNVAATFAAGQWSGIAGVLTLDLVALAGLYLAGMFYVTNISVDQYWWWWVIHLWVEATWEVLVGCIMAWSLMKLLGVRRQVVQTWLYIEVALMFGSGILGLGHHYFWIGTPEYWFTIGGFFSALEPIPLVAMVVHSVYDAGVHRFKNSNHPALAWVIAHAFGNFLGAGVWGFMHTLPQINLYTHGTQWSASHGHLAFFGAYATINIAFFYLAAQQARGNVWMGGGLADGWRWKAALALLNIGVMGMTVALLIAGYEQSFIERAVEGSTWAGYFAAQNHPWFIQAMVWRMLFGLVTLTGGGLLFWDLLTIGRGEQRLAPIISEA from the coding sequence ATGGCCAATCCGCATTTGAGCGGTGGCCGTAAACTGGCGCTGCATTACTTCGGCGTCGCCATGGTGTTGTTCATGGCTCAGTTGCTGTTCGGCTTGTTGGCCGGATTACAATTTATTTTTCCGAGCTTTCTTTACGAAATTCTGGATTTCAACGTCAACCGCATGGTGCACATCAATGCCATGGTGGTGTGGATGTTGTACGGCTTCATGGGCTCGGTCTATTGGTTTTTGGAGGATGAAAGCGGCGTCGAGATCGTCGGCCTGAAATGGGGGCAACTGGCATTTTGGGTGTTAACCGGCGCCGTCGCCGTCGTCGTATTGGTGTATCTGTTGATTCAAATCGGCAGCGGTAGCGATACTTCGCTGTGGTTGATCAACGAGGGCCGCGAATACATAGAAGCGCCGCGTTGGGCGGACATCGGCATCGTCGCGGTGATGCTGGTATTCTTCTACAACGTCGCCGCAACCTTTGCAGCCGGCCAATGGTCCGGCATCGCCGGAGTGCTGACACTGGATTTGGTGGCCCTGGCCGGCTTGTATCTGGCCGGGATGTTTTACGTCACCAACATTTCCGTCGACCAGTACTGGTGGTGGTGGGTGATCCATCTATGGGTGGAAGCCACCTGGGAAGTATTGGTCGGCTGCATCATGGCCTGGAGCCTGATGAAACTGTTAGGCGTGCGCCGGCAAGTGGTGCAAACCTGGCTATACATCGAAGTGGCGCTGATGTTCGGCTCCGGCATACTCGGCTTGGGCCATCACTATTTCTGGATAGGCACGCCGGAATATTGGTTCACCATCGGCGGATTTTTCTCCGCGCTGGAGCCTATTCCTCTGGTCGCCATGGTGGTTCATTCGGTTTACGACGCCGGCGTGCACCGCTTCAAAAACAGCAACCACCCGGCCTTGGCCTGGGTCATCGCCCACGCCTTCGGCAACTTTTTGGGTGCCGGCGTCTGGGGCTTTATGCATACCCTACCGCAAATCAACTTATACACCCACGGTACTCAATGGTCCGCCTCGCACGGCCATCTGGCCTTCTTCGGCGCTTATGCGACCATCAATATCGCCTTTTTCTACCTGGCCGCTCAGCAAGCGCGCGGCAACGTCTGGATGGGCGGCGGGCTGGCGGATGGTTGGCGCTGGAAGGCCGCGCTGGCACTGCTGAACATCGGGGTAATGGGCATGACCGTAGCGCTGCTGATTGCAGGTTACGAACAATCGTTCATCGAGCGCGCGGTCGAAGGCTCCACCTGGGCGGGCTACTTTGCCGCGCAAAACCATCCGTGGTTCATACAAGCCATGGTGTGGCGCATGTTGTTCGGCCTGGTGACATTAACCGGCGGCGGCCTGCTGTTTTGGGACCTGCTGACCATAGGCCGCGGCGAGCAACGCTTGGCCCCCATCATTAGCGAAGCTTAA
- a CDS encoding Smr/MutS family protein produces the protein MTKKNIAPEDGALFRDRVGKVEPVKSDKVVLRPDKKPRPVPAFKPLEAVDPLQNEVDGELETLYQEDKVGFLAPGLQKAVLKKLRKGDFGLDAYIDLHGLTSRQARQQLLRFLHACVEDGRRCVQIIHGKGYNSPERQPVLKNDLNLLLRQHQDVLAFCSTPPRAGGTGALYVLLRLSDKFGEDEQKF, from the coding sequence GTGACAAAAAAAAACATCGCTCCCGAGGACGGGGCATTATTCAGAGACAGGGTCGGTAAAGTGGAGCCGGTCAAAAGCGATAAGGTCGTGTTGCGGCCGGATAAAAAACCGCGCCCGGTTCCGGCCTTTAAGCCGCTGGAAGCGGTGGATCCCCTGCAAAACGAAGTGGACGGCGAATTGGAAACCTTGTATCAGGAAGACAAAGTGGGGTTTCTGGCGCCGGGTTTGCAAAAAGCGGTGTTGAAAAAATTGCGCAAGGGCGATTTCGGTTTGGACGCATACATCGATTTGCACGGCTTGACCAGCCGGCAAGCCCGGCAGCAACTGTTGCGTTTTTTGCACGCCTGCGTGGAAGACGGGCGCCGTTGCGTGCAAATCATCCACGGCAAAGGCTACAACTCGCCCGAGCGGCAGCCGGTATTAAAAAACGACCTTAACTTACTGCTGCGCCAGCACCAAGACGTATTGGCCTTTTGCTCCACACCGCCGCGGGCTGGCGGCACCGGCGCTTTGTATGTGTTGTTGCGGCTATCCGATAAATTCGGCGAAGACGAACAAAAATTCTAG
- the surE gene encoding 5'/3'-nucleotidase SurE has product MHILISNDDGYLAQGINTLAAALAQYANVSIVAPDKNRSAASNSLTLDMPLRATLCDNGFVRVDGTPTDCVHLAITGLLEQEPDMVFAGINHGANLGDDVVYSGTVAAATEGRFLGLPAIAISLVGSDPKHFDTAAHVAVTLLHKIQSKPLPEDTLLNVNVPDLPLAELKGYQATRLGLRHKAEAVIRANDPRGQTIYWVGPPGSEQDAGPGTDFDAIRNGYVSVTPLQLDLTRYDRLAGLRDWLT; this is encoded by the coding sequence ATGCATATTCTAATCAGCAACGACGACGGTTACTTGGCGCAAGGCATCAATACCTTGGCCGCCGCCTTGGCCCAATACGCCAACGTGTCGATTGTCGCCCCCGACAAAAACCGCAGCGCGGCCAGCAATTCGCTGACGCTGGACATGCCGCTACGCGCCACCTTGTGCGACAACGGCTTCGTGCGGGTGGACGGTACGCCGACCGACTGCGTGCATCTAGCCATCACCGGCTTGTTGGAACAAGAGCCTGACATGGTATTTGCCGGCATCAACCACGGCGCCAATTTAGGCGACGACGTAGTGTATTCCGGCACCGTGGCCGCCGCCACCGAGGGCCGATTTCTCGGCTTGCCGGCCATAGCGATTTCCCTGGTCGGCAGCGACCCCAAACATTTCGACACCGCAGCGCACGTCGCCGTGACGTTGTTGCACAAAATTCAATCCAAGCCGTTGCCGGAAGACACCTTGCTGAACGTTAACGTGCCGGATTTACCGCTGGCGGAATTGAAAGGCTACCAAGCCACCCGTTTGGGCTTGCGGCATAAGGCGGAAGCCGTCATCCGCGCTAACGATCCGCGCGGCCAAACCATTTACTGGGTGGGGCCGCCCGGTAGCGAACAGGACGCCGGCCCCGGTACCGATTTCGATGCCATCCGCAACGGCTATGTGTCGGTTACCCCCTTGCAATTGGACTTGACCCGCTACGACCGCTTGGCCGGGTTACGCGATTGGCTGACGTAA
- a CDS encoding protein-L-isoaspartate(D-aspartate) O-methyltransferase, giving the protein MKQRIQGTGMTSRRTRERMVARLRQQGISNNQVLQVMAQIPRHVFVDEALESRAYEDTALPIGHNQTISQPYIVAKMTELLLERGPLDKVLEIGTGCGYQTAVLAKLVGQLYTVERIAPLMKKARDLLWELDIKTVGFKHSDGGWGWPEHAPFDGILAAAAPVEIPEALLQQLAPGGVMVIPVGPEGWQELHRITRTANGFEDEVLERVSFVPFLSGIS; this is encoded by the coding sequence GTGAAGCAGCGTATCCAAGGCACGGGCATGACATCCAGGCGCACGCGCGAGCGTATGGTCGCGCGCCTGCGTCAGCAGGGCATCAGCAACAATCAGGTGCTGCAGGTGATGGCGCAAATTCCTCGCCACGTGTTCGTCGACGAGGCATTGGAAAGCCGCGCTTACGAAGATACCGCGCTGCCCATCGGCCACAATCAAACCATTTCCCAGCCTTATATCGTGGCCAAGATGACCGAACTGTTGTTGGAGCGCGGTCCGCTGGACAAGGTACTGGAAATAGGCACTGGCTGCGGCTATCAAACCGCGGTGCTGGCCAAGCTGGTCGGGCAGTTGTACACCGTTGAGCGCATCGCGCCTTTAATGAAAAAAGCCCGCGACTTGTTGTGGGAGCTGGATATTAAAACCGTCGGATTCAAACACAGCGACGGCGGTTGGGGCTGGCCGGAACACGCGCCGTTCGACGGCATATTGGCCGCTGCGGCGCCGGTAGAAATTCCGGAAGCCTTACTGCAACAACTGGCGCCGGGCGGCGTCATGGTCATTCCGGTTGGGCCGGAAGGCTGGCAGGAATTGCACCGCATCACGCGGACCGCGAACGGTTTCGAAGACGAGGTTTTGGAAAGAGTGTCTTTCGTGCCGTTTTTATCCGGCATCAGCTAA
- a CDS encoding NADP-dependent isocitrate dehydrogenase, producing the protein MNKIRVDQPVVEIDGDEMTRIIWHFIKDRLILPYLDLPIEYFDLSIEQRDATDDQITIDAANAIKKHGVGIKCATITPDEARVAEFGLRRMYKSPNGTIRNILDGTVFREPIICNNVPRLVPNWTQPICIGRHAFGDQYRATDFVTRGKGKLTITFTPDDGSGEQSYQVYHFEGDGVALAMYNTDESIAGFARSCFNVALDRGWPLYLSTKNTILKKYDGRFKDIFEAIYQAEFKADFEAKGLVYEHKLIDDMVASALKWSGAFVWACKNYDGDVQSDTVAQGFGSLGLMTSTLVTPDGKIMEAEAAHGTVTRHYRLHQQGKATSTNPIASIFAWTRGLAFRGKLDGNQALIDFCHKLEKVCVDTVESGAMTKDLAVCIHGDAVSPGLYMTTEAFLTELQSRLEKVPALA; encoded by the coding sequence ATGAACAAAATACGCGTAGACCAACCCGTCGTCGAAATCGACGGCGACGAAATGACCCGCATTATTTGGCATTTCATCAAGGACCGCTTGATATTGCCGTATTTGGATTTGCCTATCGAATACTTCGATTTGAGCATTGAGCAACGCGATGCGACCGATGACCAAATCACCATCGATGCGGCAAACGCAATTAAGAAACACGGCGTCGGCATCAAATGCGCGACCATCACCCCGGACGAAGCGCGGGTAGCGGAATTCGGCTTAAGGCGCATGTATAAATCGCCCAACGGCACGATCCGCAATATTTTGGACGGTACCGTGTTTCGCGAACCCATTATCTGCAACAACGTGCCTCGGCTAGTGCCGAATTGGACCCAGCCGATCTGCATAGGCCGGCACGCGTTCGGCGACCAATACCGGGCTACTGATTTCGTGACGCGCGGCAAAGGCAAACTGACCATCACGTTCACGCCGGACGACGGCAGCGGCGAGCAAAGTTATCAGGTTTACCATTTCGAAGGCGACGGCGTGGCCTTGGCGATGTACAACACCGACGAGTCTATCGCCGGTTTCGCGCGCAGCTGTTTCAACGTGGCGCTGGACAGAGGCTGGCCGTTGTATTTGTCCACCAAAAATACCATCTTGAAAAAGTACGACGGCCGCTTCAAGGACATCTTCGAAGCCATTTATCAGGCGGAATTTAAGGCCGATTTCGAAGCCAAAGGCTTGGTGTACGAGCACAAATTGATAGACGACATGGTTGCCTCGGCCCTGAAATGGAGCGGGGCATTCGTCTGGGCTTGCAAGAACTACGACGGCGACGTGCAATCCGATACCGTCGCCCAAGGTTTCGGCTCGCTGGGTTTGATGACCTCGACGCTGGTCACGCCGGACGGCAAAATCATGGAGGCCGAAGCCGCGCACGGTACCGTGACCCGACATTACCGTTTGCATCAGCAAGGTAAAGCGACTTCCACCAATCCGATTGCCTCTATATTCGCCTGGACCCGCGGCTTGGCCTTTCGCGGTAAGTTGGATGGCAATCAGGCCTTGATCGATTTTTGCCATAAGCTGGAAAAAGTCTGCGTAGACACCGTGGAAAGCGGGGCGATGACTAAGGATTTGGCGGTCTGCATACACGGCGACGCGGTGAGTCCGGGCCTTTATATGACCACTGAAGCGTTTTTAACCGAGCTGCAAAGCCGGCTGGAAAAAGTGCCGGCGCTTGCTTGA